From the genome of Tolypothrix sp. NIES-4075:
TATATAAAAATACAGCCTTATTCAACTATTTTCAGTGTGGCTCGTCTTTAATATTACTTTTTAATTGCAAATTAAATGCTTCAATGAGACTATAATACAAAGTATTTTAAATGGTTTAAGCAATGAAAAATTATTTTAATTCAGTAATTATACTATATTCAATGATATAGAATTGTAATATCACTGAGGTAGTAACTGTAATCAACTAATAATTAAAAGTGGCAGACAAAAAGACAGTATTTTAGTCTACATTAATACTTAATAGCCAAAGTATCATAATTGAAAATGAAGGAGTGATTTTAATCAGGATGGTTAGTAAATTACTTTCATTGTATGCACGTTGACGAACTAGCACGTCGGGGCAAAAATAAAGCTACCCTACCATTTAAAATTGTTTAAATGCTTTCTATACGAGCATTTCGAGTTTTGAAAGAGGGAATTATAAGGGTATTAGTGCATCTTGCTTCATATAAACTATATTAAGTTTATTTACATTTAAGTAATTAACAAACGGTAAAAGATACATTGAGTAAATTAAAAATTTAACTATGTTTTAAAAAGGAAGGAATAACATTTAGCAGTATAATATTTTTTGTCAAATATCAATGATAAAGGATAAAGCATGAAAACAATAAATTGGCACTATTCTCCAATCAACTTTGTTCGCCTAGGTCTGGTGACAAAATAAGGAGAAATCATCTCTGAAGTCTTAACTTCATTTTTTTTCTGACACTTAAAATTCATATTAAAGAATAACAAATATATTTAGGCGAATGATTTGTTATTCATATAGCTATTATTAGCTACTATCGTCTCAAGCCGGATAATCTAAGCTGAAATTAAACTTGTGCAATTAAGTTGCTCAATTTTTATTATATTTCTGTTAATCAGTTGTTAATTCTTCAGGATTACCAGAAAAAAAGTTGGTATCTAATAATTACAAAAAATGTGCTATAACGTACCCTCAGAACCGAGACTGATGGTTCGACCCTTGAAGGAGCTATGACGTGGAAAACAATAAGTCGTTTTTTTGGTCGCAAGGAATCATAATTGCTCTGCTTGCCTTAGGTAGCAGTTTAAGCCTTGGTTTAATGATGCCTATTAACCCAAAAGCTTCCGAAGCAAAAAGTGAAATAAGTATCAATTTTGACAAAGAACTTAGTCGTATAGAAACAACTCAGCGCATTGAGCAATTAAAATCGGCGATGCTAAGAACTTGGCAGCAAGAAGCCAAAGCAAAGGGTCTTGCTTACAGTGTGCCACAACGTTTTCAAGGGGCAACGATCGCAGAAGCAAAACTCAGTCAAGGTCAGAAAGTAATTGCTCTCACCTTTGATGATGGTCCTTGGCCCGAGAGTACAGCTAAAGTACTGGATATCCTCAAAAAAAATAATATCAAGGGGACATTTTTCCTAATAGGACGGAACCTGAAAAATTTTCCAGAATTAGCGAAGCGGATCGTGGCTGAAGGTCATGTTATTGGCAACCATACTTGGACTCACTCGTATCATTTCATGAATCCACAAGTAGCGGCTTATGAACTTGACAGTACATCTGACCTGATTTATCAAACTACTGGTGTGAAAACAACTTTATTTCGACCACCTGGGGGAATTATGAACAATGGGGTGGCTGCTTACGCTAGAAACGAAAAATATACAATAGTAATGTGGTCTGCTGACTCTGTAGATTACAGCCGTCCTAGCGTGCCTAGATTGATCCATAACGTGACCAAGGAAGCAAAACCAGGTGGTATTGTGCTGATGCATGATGGTGGTGGTAATCGTTCTCACACTGTGCAATCTCTACCACAAATTATTGACTACTTTAAAAAGCAGGGCTATAGCTTTGTAACTATACCAGAACTCTTAGAAATGCAAAATAAAGACCAAAAGTTAATGACAGCTAAAAAGTAATATTTATTAGTTATTAGCCATTAGTTAAGTTAGTAACAACTAAAAACTAATATATAATTCTATTTCAGTTGTGAAAATTGATAATTTAAGATCCGCGATTTATTGAATGAATCGCGGATCTTATTTTTTTACAAATCCTAAATGGACTGCTATCTGATTGTAGGGACAATTCATGAATTGTCCTTACGCTGCGGTATCCTAGTGTATTACATCCAACAACAGAACCGCTATATATCATGGTAGAGACGTTCCACAGCGAACGTCTCTTGCGTTGGACATGATATTCTAAACAGAACTGAGTTGTTTTTCGGCAACAAACTGAGGATTTGCCTCTGGACTATCAGCTTCAGAAGGGGGAACCAACTGCCAAAACTTGGGTAAGAATTCTTGCCAGTTTTGCAAAATCATCTTCGCTTTTGGTGAATTAGTGCGATCGCCATGTGCTTTGATTAATTCTTGCAGTTGCTTTTCGCCGGCTTCGGTAATAACTCGCTGAAGTTTGACGATTTCCCGATTAACTAACTCAGGAAATCTACCCTCTTCATCTAAGAAATACGCAAGTCCACCAGTCATCCCAGCAGCGACGTTGCGTCCAACTTTACCCAAGACGACAATTACACCACCAGTCATGTATTCACAGCAGTGATCGCCTGCACCTTCAATTACTGCTGTACCTTTAGAATTACGCACCGCAAAGCGTTCTCCAGCTAAACCGTTAGCAAACAACACTCCACCAGTAGCACCATAAAGGCAGGTATTGCCAATTATCACATTTTGTGCTGGGTCATAGTTAGCAGTAGCCGGGGGTTTAATAATGATTTCACCACCGTGCATTCCCTTACCTACGTAATCGTTTGCCTCTCCTTCTAAGGTTAAATTCATGCCTGGAAGATTGAATGCACCAAAACTTTGTCCGACACTACCTTTGAAGATGAGGTTAATTTGCCCTGCAAAGTTATTGTCACCGTATTGAGATGCGATCGCTCCCGCTAATCTTGTGCCGACTGTTCTATCTGTATTGACTATTTTCCAAGTTTTCGTCACAGTAGATTGCTTGTCAATCGCAGCTTGAATATCTGCATCGGCTAACAATTCGTCATCCAAAACCACACCGTTGCTGTGAACTTCTTCATGCTGCAACCAGCTACGGTTTACTTTAGTGTCGGGCAACTTCAGTAAGCAGTCTAAGTTGAGCGATCGCGTTTTCGTCAGCTTAACCTCTTCCCTCTGTTTCAACAAATCGGCACGTCCAACGATTTCCGAAAGCGTTCGATAACCAAGTCGTGCCAACAGACTTCGCACTTCTTCCGCAACAAAGTAGAAGAAGTTTACTACGTGTTCTGGCATACCAGTAAACCGCTGACGCAGTTCTTCTTTTTGCGAAGCGACACCCACAGGACATTTGTTGGTATGACAAATTCGCGCCATAATACAGCCTTCGGCAATCATGGCGATCGAGCCGAAACCGAATTCTTCACCACCCATCAACGCACCGATTACCACATCCCAACCAGTCTTAAAGCCACCATCTACGCGCAGAATTACGCGATCGCGCAAACTATTTTCCATCAACACGCGATGCACTTCACTTAATCCGAGTTCCCACGGTGAACCAGCGTGTTTAATCGAACTTAAGGGGGATGCGCCCGTGCCGCCATCGTGACCGGAAATCTGAATGATATCGGCATTTGCCTTTGCCACACCAGCCGCAATTGTACCGATACCAATTTCTGCAACCAGCTTCACTGATACCTGTGCTTTCGGGTTTATTTGGTGCAAATCAAAAATCAACTGCGCCAAATCCTCAATCGAATAGATATCGTGATGCGGTGGTGGTGAAATCAGCGTTACTCCAGGCTTAGAACGGCGTAACATCGCGATGTAAGGACTAACCTTTGTTCCTGGAAGTTGTCCCCCTTCACCCGGTTTTGCACCTTGAGCGATTTTGATTTCAATTTGTTTAGCGCTCATCAAATACCCAGGTGTTACCCCAAAGCGTCCGGATGCGACTTGCTTAATCGAACTTGAGGCAGTATCGCCATTTTGCAAACCTTTCAGGTGCGGTAGTGTTGGCGAGTAACCATCTTCTACATCATCGAGAACTTTAAAGCGTACCGGATCTTCGCCACCTTCGCCAGAATTAGATTTTCCGCCAATTCGGTTCATGGCGATCGCTAAAGTTTCATGAGCTTCTCGCGATAAAGCACCTAAAGACATACCGCCGGTGCAGAAGCGCTTGACAATCTCAGTTACAGATTCTACTTCTTCTAGGGGGATGGGTTGGCGATCGCTTTGCAAGTCTAGCAAGTCACGCAAAGCCGTAATCGGTCTTTCTTGCAAATACTTCTTATATACCTCGTAATGGTCATAAGCAGTTTTGCCCGATGCGCCGTTTTCTTTCACTTTAGCCGCGCCTACAGCATTATGCAGCGCTTTTGCCAATTCCGGACTGTTCATGTGATACTCGCCACCAGGACGGTACTGCACAAAACCTAAATTTTCTAGCTTCTTGGTTGTCAGTTCCGGGAAAGCCTTACAGTGGAACGAAAGCACTTCAGTAGCGAGTTCGCTGATACTCAAACCACCCACGCGGGAAGTCGTACCATAAAATCCCAACTCTAACAAATCTTGACCGATGCCGATCGCCTCAAAGATTTGCGCTGCTTGATAACTCGCTAGCAGAGAAATTCCCATCTTCGAGAGAATTTTCAACAAACCTGCTTCCACCGCTTTGCGATAGTTACCAAAAGCTTGCTCTAAAGTGAGACTGGCAATTGTACCACGCTCCATAGCCTTTTGCGTTTTCGGCTCTAACCACCAATCGCGTACAGTTTCCAAAGCCAGGTAAGGACAAACCGCAGCAGCACCGTAGCCAATCAGACACGCAAAGTGATGTGTACTCCAACACTGAGCCGTATTCACAACCAAGGATGCTTTCATTCGCAATCCTTCACGAATTAAGTGATGGTGTACCGCACCCACCGCCAACAGAGGGGGAATATAGGTGTATTCTGTACCGATGCCGTTACTTACCTTGTCGCTCAAAATTAGAATCTTCGCACCAGCTCGCACCGATTCCACAGCTTGTGCTTGTAAAGCCTTAACCGCTTCTTTCAGCCCATCTGGACCTGCGGCAATTTCAAACAGGGTTGACAACTCAGCCGTAGCAAATCCCGACAGCTTGATAGCTTCCAACTCTGCTGTATTCAACACGGGCGATTCTAGCTTCAGCCTTTTAGCATATTCCGGCTTCGGATCTAATAAATTACCCCTTTCACCCAATTCTACTTTTAACGACATCACCAAGCTTTCCCGCAAAGGGTCAATTGCCGGATTTGTCACTTGAGCAAAGCGCTGTTTGAAATAGTCATACAGCAAATGGGGTTTTTCAGACAGTACCGCTAGAGGTATATCATCCCCCATACAGAAAGTCGCTTCTTTTCCATCCATCGCCATTGGCTGAATTACCATTTCCACATCTTCTGTGGTGTAGCCAAAAGCAATTTGATGTTGCAATCGGGATGGCGAAACCCCGCTCAAACTCTCTATATCATTGGTTGTAGAATGTCCGTTACCGTTGACTGCATGATGTCCGTTGCCATTGCCATTAACAGATGATTCACTGACCAACGACTTCATATCTTGACGGTATTTTTGCAACCATTCTCCATATGGCTGCTGTTTGGCGATGCGCTGTTTAATTTCCCAATTTTTCAGCACCTCATGGCTTTCTAAATCCACGGCAATCATTTGCCCAGGTCCGAGTCTGCCTTTCTCGACAATATCGGCTTCTGGTAAGTCCACTACCCCAGCTTCAGAAGCGACAACAATATAATCATCTTTGGTGATGCAGTAACGAGCTGGTCTTAAGCCATTGCGGTCAAGTGTTGCCCCTACTTTCCGACCATCGCCAAATACCAAAAGTGCTGGACCATCCCAAGCTTCTTGCAGACCGCTGTAGTATTCGTAAAAATCAATAATTTCCGGGAAATTACTTAAATCAGGTTGGTTGCGGTAAGCCTCTGGAACCATAATCATCAATGCTTCCAGTGGGCTGCGTCCAGACTGCACCAATAACTCAACTACGTTATCTAAAGTAGCTGAGTCACTGTTATCGATGTGAACAAAAGGCTTGAGTTCTTCTAGGCGATTCTCCCATACTGGATGATTCAGGCTTGCTTCTCGTGCCATCATCCAATTGATGTTACCCAATAGCGTGTTAATTTCACCGTTGTGACCCAAAAGCCGCATCGGTTGCGCTAGGGGCCATTTGGGCATAGTGTTGGTACTAAAGCGGCGGTGATATACTGCCCATGCACTCTTATAAGCCGGATTTTTTAAATCCAGATAAAAGTCTCCCAATACAGCAGAACGCACCATGCCTTTGTAGACAATTGTCCTACTAGACAACGAGCAGATGTATAAATCTTCCCAAATGTGTTTTACAGCTTTGAAAATCCGACGGCGGGCAATATATAATTGCCGTTCTAATTCATCGCCACTTTTATCGGAAGCTAGCAAAACTTGTTCAATTTGCGGTTGATTTTCTCTTGCTTGTATCCCCAATAAATTAGACTGCACCGGCACTACTCGCCAGCCCAGTACAGTCAATCTTTCTGACTCAGCTACTTCCTTAATTATTGCCTTACATGAAAGCGCTGTTTCTATGTCTTGTGGTAGAAATATCATTCCTACAGCAATATTTTTGGTAGAAGTTAGTTCCACACCTTTTGTGGCAAACTCAGCTTGGAACAACTCCCAAGGAATCGCTGTCAATATTCCCGCACCATCACCGGAATCTTGGTCTGCACTACAACCACCCCGGTGTTCTAAGCAAGTCAAAGCAGCTAAAGCTTTGGTAACAAGTTCATGGCTACCTTGGTTTAGGCGATGGGCAATAAAGCCCACACCACAAGCATCTCGTTCTTCTACTAACCATCGAGGACCCTGGTAGTTACACCTTGAAGACGTATCCGAAAATGTCATTTGTTGGTCTTGATTCATGGGTTGATTATTCATATTTTATTGCTGATAACTTGAGTTATGAATGCCACTACTTGTGAAAAAAATTTCTAAGTTTTAAAAATTGAAAAATGCAGAATTACCTAAAATTAGGAAAAAAAAATCTAACTTCAGGTTTCTTTTTTGGTTTACCCGTGTTAAACTAAGCGCGTTATTTTTTGTTGATGCTCAATTAACAGTCTTTTATTTATATCGTGAAGCTATGTATTTCCTCAATTACCTTTTTTCAGATCAAAGCTAATTTTTCGGTATAGTCTTTCTCAATTTAGCTGGAACAAAACTACTTTTTAAAGCTTCACTGTTTTTAAAGCTGAAATTCTTTATATTTAACAACATTTAGCAGCGTATTACACTATATGCCCATTTGACAATTCCTAAATCTTTGTTGTTATTGAAATTTTTGCGTTTCTACCCATTGCCACCTGTGTTACTACCATCACTACCTCGCTGAAGTTTCAACCATCCGTAAGGATGCAACACTTAATTGCACTTTAATCACCAAGACTACCGCTATCGTCTGGTTGGCTTAAAGTGTTAGTCAACACACGGAAATTGCAGTGGTTTTGGTAGGTAAACTACTCGTTGAATTTTAGAAAATACAACACTCCAAGATATAGATTATCACGTTGTAGTTCAAACTTGATGTCAGGATTTTTTGATATTAAGAAACATTAGTTAATTCATCTTGTCCGTAATAGTTTTCCAAATTACCTAGTAAGTTATGGTGAAAATGCTCAATTTTTGCCGAGAAGAAGACCGTAAAGCTATTGCTAATAAGGGCAATAGAAAAATTTTTTCTACTTTCGTCTCGCCAATCATTTCAACAGTACTGTGCTTATCTGCTACCTTTTCCGCTCTTGCCCAGCAGTCTCCGGTAGAAACTAAATTAGCACCGATTTTGACTCAACAGTTACCTCGACCTCCTTTGACAGGGGTGATCTCTTATGGTAATCAAATTTTCCTCAATGGTCGTACCTTACCAGGTATTTGGTTGCAAAAACGTTCTAAATCAGGCTCATTTAGCACTTATTTAAGTGATGGGGCACTCAGGCAACTAGTTGGAGTAGATTTATTAAACAGCAGCAATCCCAGCAAACAGCCAGTACAGTGGTTTTCGCTTCAGACAAAGCCAGTGGTTTTAAGCAGCGTCTTGGCAGGAGGATATCGGTATTTAGATGTGACTAATTTTGCCAAAACATCTCGATGGCAGATGCAAGTTAATGGCAACACATTGGTGATTTCCACCCCAGCCGCGAAAGTAACAGATATTAGTCAAAGTCCGCAATCTTCAACTGTTGGCGTTGCCCCTCTTCAACAGGCTCGCATCGTTGTAAATTTAGATCGCCCTACTGCTTGGCAAATTAGACAAGAGTTACCAATTAAAAAAGCGCTGCCACCCGACCCGGATACAGTCACCCCCAAAACCTCTGCACCGCCAAATAGAGAGTGGATAATTACCTTAGATGGCATCGCCGATCCGATTTTGCTGCAACGCTATACTCCTCCTGCACCAGCACCAGCACAAATACAGCTGCCAAATTTTCTTAAACAATTACCACCAATCATAATACCAGCCCCTACTCCGGAAACAACCCCGGAAGCGCCCCCAGAACCACTTATTCAACAAGTGGAAGTGGTCAACAACCAAACGATAATTCATTTGAGCGTCCCCTTTGGTTTAGCACCCCGGATAAGTACTATACCAAACCCCGATCGCCTGGTCGTTGATATTCGCCCCGATGCATTAGTAGACAAAGATATTACCTGGGCACAGGGGTTGCGCTGGCGACAGCAGATTGTCAATTTAGGCACAGAACGATTTCCGGTTGTTTGGTTAGAAGTTAATCCCCGCACCGTGGGACTAAAGCTGAAACCAATGGTAACGAACCTCAATACTCTTACAGGGACTGCCCCTTTAATTCAAACAGCACAACAATACTTAGCCGTAGCCGGAATTAATGGTGGTTATTTTAACCGCAATAATCGCTTACCTTTAGGTGCGATTCGTCGGGATAATCAATGGTTATCTAGTCCAATTCTCAACCGAGGAGCGATCGCCTGGAATGACTCCGGACAATTTTACTTTGGTCGTCTCACCTTAGCAGAAACCTTAACCACCTCCAATAACCAGCAACTGCCAATTTCATTTGTCAACAGTGGCTACGTTCAAAGTGGTATCGCCCGTTACACCCCCGCTTGGGGAACCTACACCTTCCTTACCGACAACGAAATCATTCTCGTCGTCCAAAATAACCAAGTTACCAATCAATTCTTAGGCGGCAAAGCTGGTGACACTAGCATAAGCGTCAATATTCCCCAAAATGGCTACCTGCTAGTCTTACGCGGTAACGCCGTCAATAATGCGAATCTATTGCCCATTGGCACTAGCTTACGCATTTCCAGTGCCACCACTCCCGTTGACTTTAGCCGTTACCCCAACATTGTCGGCGCAGGACCGCTATTAGTACAAAATAATCAAATTGTCCTTGATGCCAAAGCCGAAAAATTCAGCGATGCCTTTATTGCCGAAAAAGCTATTCGCAGCGCCATCTGCACAACAGCAACAGGCACAGTAATGATTGCTGCCGTGCATAATCGCGCAGGTGGTGCCGGTCCCACCTTGACAGAACACGCCCAATTGATGCAGCGTATGGGGTGTGTGAACGCCCTCAATTTAGACGGCGGTAGTTCTACCAGCCTGTACTTAGGAGGACAACTACTCGACCGTTCCCCCAACACTGCCGCCCGCGTCCACAACGGAATCGGTATTTTCCTCCAACCCCGATGAGGGAGAGGGGGAGAGTGGGGGAGGGGGAGAGTGGGGGATGGGGAAGACAAGGAAGAGGGGGAAGACAAGGAGTAGGAATTTCCCCCTTGTCCACGCCAGATGCTTCAACGCGGGAAACCCGCGCAATGCACTGGCTCCCCTTGTCCCCCTTGTCTCCCTTGTCTCCCTGCCCCTCATCCCCCTCATCCCCACTCCCCCACTCCCTTTCTTAAAGGTTAGTCAAAGCTTTTCTCTTACTTAATGAAGACTTGGTGTAGATACAGAAATTTCAGTAGTTACCGATTACACCATGTAATGTGGTTCTGCTATGTTTGGCAAAGGTGAACTGAATTGCTTATTTTCACGGTTGCTACATTGCGCCATATTTTTTCATCAATGGTAAAGAGTACAAGCAATTTGTCATGTCTCCTAATGAGGTAACTATGGCTCAATTTTCTGAAACAACACAAATCAACACACTGCCCATACCCTGCGCTGGCACTCCTAGAGGCGTTGCTGCAACCGAGTTGCGTCCTTGGGGTTCTTTCACGGTTTTGGAAGAAGGGCGCGGATATAAAATCAAGCGCATCGAAGTTAAGCCCGGACACCGACTTAGCTTGCAATTGCACCATCACCGCAGCGAACACTGGATTGTCGTTTCTGGTACAGCTAAGGTAGTTTGTGGCAATCTAGAAGTGGTACTAAGCAATAATCAGTCAACCTACGTACCTCAATGTACAACTCATCGTCTAGAAAATCCTGGCGTCATTCCTTTGGTGTTGATTGAAGTCCAAAATGGCGAATACTTAGGCGAAGATGATATTGTGCGCTACCAAGATGACTACGCCCGTACTAGTGATGAAAACTCAAAGACCGCTATCAAAAGTAGATAATTCGCCTTTGTGTTTGTAAACTCACATCTGGCAGGTCGCCGTCATCAGCCTGGAAGCCTGCCTGGACGCGGCTGTGCGTGACTGTCGGCGTTCATAGCGCATTCTCGTGAGTAAAAAAACGTCTTTGCTAACTACCGTGTAAATCGGGATAGAAAATATCAAAGGTTTGCAAAGCAGCCTTAAATGCTAACCCCATCTGTAATATGAAGATGGGGTTTTCAATTTAAGAACGTAAATTTTATGATTGAACTGAGTCAAGCAGCCGTCAGCGAAATTGGGCGATTAAAATCAAAGCAGCTGCCGTCAAATATTTTCGTTCGCTTGGCAGTCAAACCCGGTGGTTGTTCGGGGTGGTTTTATGATATGTCTTTTGATGAAGCGGTAAAACATGGCGATCGCTTAATTGATTGTCACGGCATCCAAATACTGATAGACGCTGCCAGCTTAGATTATATCAACGATTTAATACTCGATTATTCAGAGGATCTCATGGGCGGTGGTTTTCGCTTTCATAATCAAAGAGCGATCGCTACCTGTGGCTGTGGCAATTCTTTCTCTATCAGTCAGTAGATAGTGGATAGTAGTTAGTCGATAGTGGATAACCGTCAACCAACAACTATCAACCAACAAATATTTGACACAAAAGCCCCAGAAAACGATATAATAAGGATTTGTTGAAAACTTAGACCTTAAAGCAGCTTCACGCGCTGTAACTCATGCCAACCATACAGCAGCTCATCCGAACTGAACGCGAAAAAGCGCGTCAGAAAACCAAGTCCCCAGCTCTGAAGCAATGCCCTCAACGTCGAGGCGTTTGTACCAGAGTATACACAACTACACCGAAAAAACCGAACTCAGCTCTACGTAAAGTAGCACGGGTACGACTGACTTCGGGATTTGAAGTCACAGCTTACATTCCCGGAATTGGTCACAACCTGCAAGAGCATTCCGTTGTGATGATTCGTGGCGGTCGGGTCAAGGACTTACCAGGCGTGAGATACCACATTATTCGTGGCACCTTAGATACAGCCGGAGTCAAAGACCGCAAGCAAGGTCGTTCCAAATACGGAACCAAGCGTCCGAAAGAAGCGAAAAAATAGAATGATAGTTAATTAATCGCTATTTAATGCGATTAATTGCTTCACCTTTGTGTATAGCGCCAAAAAACGGTTAACGTTAGTGTAGACGTAAAGCAGCTTCCCCAAGGGTATGCTTGTTTGCCGGAGGCTTGCTCAGAAACGGCAGCCATCAGAGATGGTAGCTAGTTTAGGTGAAATCAAGTTAAATTGATAAAGCTTCCACCTACACCCGGTGCGTGCAGGATTTTTTAGAATGCTGAAGAGCGACAGCAGCATTTTAATTTTGTTTGATATTAAGGTATATAATATTGTCGCCTTGTTGTGTCAAGTTTTGGGCAACAAGTTAAGTTGAGAGAGCGTCGCAGCGATCGCATGTAACGCATATAATCTGGTTCGCAAATCCGAAGTAAAGGTAAAGTATGTCTCGTCGTGGTGTTATTAAAAAGCGCCCAGTTCCGTCTGACTCAGTGTATAACAGTCGTCTTGTTAGCATGATAATTAGGCGGATAATGCGTCATGGCAAGAAATCACTTGCCGCCCGGATTGTTTATGATGCTTTAAAAACAATTGAGGAACGCACTGGAGCGAATGCCTTAGAAACCTTTGAAAGAGCAGTGCGAAATGCAACGCCTTTAGTAGAAGTAAAAGCTCGTCGGGTTGGTGGAGCAACCTACCAAGTACCGATGGAAGTACGTAACGATCGCGGTACCACCCTAGCATTGCGTTGGCTGGTACAGTTTTCAAGGGCTAGACCGGGACGCACAATGGCAAGCAGACTGGCAAATGAATTAATGGATGCTGCCAACGAAACCGGAAACGCTATTCGCAAGCGCGAAGAAACGCACCGGATGGCTGAAGCTAACAAAGCTTTTGCTCACTATCGTTACTAAAAGGCATTCTGACCTGTATTACATAACAGGATGCCTAAACTACGTAGAGAACCGATATATCGCTAGTAAAAAAGCGGTATATCGTGGATTTCTATAAAAAAAGGCGGTTTTCCGTAAAAGTATACAAACTTAACAAAGTGTAATATACAAGATATCATGAGGCGAAAACTTAGGAGGCAGCTGTGGCACGTACGATCCCACTAGAGAAAGTACGCAACATTGGGATTGCGGCGCATATAGATGCGGGCAAGACAACAACAACAGAGAGAATATTATTTTACTCTGGCATTATTCACAAAATCGGTGAAGTCCACGAGGGAACAGCCGTAACAGACTGGATGGAACAGGAGCGTGAGCGGGGAATTACCATCACTGCCGCTGCGATTACAACCAGTTGGAAAGATCATCAAATAAACATTATCGATACACCGGGTCACGTTGACTTCACGATTGAAGTTGAACGTTCGATGCGCGTGTTGGATGGTGTAATAGCAGTATTTTGTTCAGTGGGCGGCGTGCAACCGCAGTCAGAGACAGTGTGGCGGCAAGCAGACCGTTA
Proteins encoded in this window:
- the gltB gene encoding glutamate synthase large subunit, giving the protein MNNQPMNQDQQMTFSDTSSRCNYQGPRWLVEERDACGVGFIAHRLNQGSHELVTKALAALTCLEHRGGCSADQDSGDGAGILTAIPWELFQAEFATKGVELTSTKNIAVGMIFLPQDIETALSCKAIIKEVAESERLTVLGWRVVPVQSNLLGIQARENQPQIEQVLLASDKSGDELERQLYIARRRIFKAVKHIWEDLYICSLSSRTIVYKGMVRSAVLGDFYLDLKNPAYKSAWAVYHRRFSTNTMPKWPLAQPMRLLGHNGEINTLLGNINWMMAREASLNHPVWENRLEELKPFVHIDNSDSATLDNVVELLVQSGRSPLEALMIMVPEAYRNQPDLSNFPEIIDFYEYYSGLQEAWDGPALLVFGDGRKVGATLDRNGLRPARYCITKDDYIVVASEAGVVDLPEADIVEKGRLGPGQMIAVDLESHEVLKNWEIKQRIAKQQPYGEWLQKYRQDMKSLVSESSVNGNGNGHHAVNGNGHSTTNDIESLSGVSPSRLQHQIAFGYTTEDVEMVIQPMAMDGKEATFCMGDDIPLAVLSEKPHLLYDYFKQRFAQVTNPAIDPLRESLVMSLKVELGERGNLLDPKPEYAKRLKLESPVLNTAELEAIKLSGFATAELSTLFEIAAGPDGLKEAVKALQAQAVESVRAGAKILILSDKVSNGIGTEYTYIPPLLAVGAVHHHLIREGLRMKASLVVNTAQCWSTHHFACLIGYGAAAVCPYLALETVRDWWLEPKTQKAMERGTIASLTLEQAFGNYRKAVEAGLLKILSKMGISLLASYQAAQIFEAIGIGQDLLELGFYGTTSRVGGLSISELATEVLSFHCKAFPELTTKKLENLGFVQYRPGGEYHMNSPELAKALHNAVGAAKVKENGASGKTAYDHYEVYKKYLQERPITALRDLLDLQSDRQPIPLEEVESVTEIVKRFCTGGMSLGALSREAHETLAIAMNRIGGKSNSGEGGEDPVRFKVLDDVEDGYSPTLPHLKGLQNGDTASSSIKQVASGRFGVTPGYLMSAKQIEIKIAQGAKPGEGGQLPGTKVSPYIAMLRRSKPGVTLISPPPHHDIYSIEDLAQLIFDLHQINPKAQVSVKLVAEIGIGTIAAGVAKANADIIQISGHDGGTGASPLSSIKHAGSPWELGLSEVHRVLMENSLRDRVILRVDGGFKTGWDVVIGALMGGEEFGFGSIAMIAEGCIMARICHTNKCPVGVASQKEELRQRFTGMPEHVVNFFYFVAEEVRSLLARLGYRTLSEIVGRADLLKQREEVKLTKTRSLNLDCLLKLPDTKVNRSWLQHEEVHSNGVVLDDELLADADIQAAIDKQSTVTKTWKIVNTDRTVGTRLAGAIASQYGDNNFAGQINLIFKGSVGQSFGAFNLPGMNLTLEGEANDYVGKGMHGGEIIIKPPATANYDPAQNVIIGNTCLYGATGGVLFANGLAGERFAVRNSKGTAVIEGAGDHCCEYMTGGVIVVLGKVGRNVAAGMTGGLAYFLDEEGRFPELVNREIVKLQRVITEAGEKQLQELIKAHGDRTNSPKAKMILQNWQEFLPKFWQLVPPSEADSPEANPQFVAEKQLSSV
- a CDS encoding phosphomannose isomerase type II C-terminal cupin domain; this translates as MAQFSETTQINTLPIPCAGTPRGVAATELRPWGSFTVLEEGRGYKIKRIEVKPGHRLSLQLHHHRSEHWIVVSGTAKVVCGNLEVVLSNNQSTYVPQCTTHRLENPGVIPLVLIEVQNGEYLGEDDIVRYQDDYARTSDENSKTAIKSR
- a CDS encoding phosphodiester glycosidase family protein, producing MVKMLNFCREEDRKAIANKGNRKIFSTFVSPIISTVLCLSATFSALAQQSPVETKLAPILTQQLPRPPLTGVISYGNQIFLNGRTLPGIWLQKRSKSGSFSTYLSDGALRQLVGVDLLNSSNPSKQPVQWFSLQTKPVVLSSVLAGGYRYLDVTNFAKTSRWQMQVNGNTLVISTPAAKVTDISQSPQSSTVGVAPLQQARIVVNLDRPTAWQIRQELPIKKALPPDPDTVTPKTSAPPNREWIITLDGIADPILLQRYTPPAPAPAQIQLPNFLKQLPPIIIPAPTPETTPEAPPEPLIQQVEVVNNQTIIHLSVPFGLAPRISTIPNPDRLVVDIRPDALVDKDITWAQGLRWRQQIVNLGTERFPVVWLEVNPRTVGLKLKPMVTNLNTLTGTAPLIQTAQQYLAVAGINGGYFNRNNRLPLGAIRRDNQWLSSPILNRGAIAWNDSGQFYFGRLTLAETLTTSNNQQLPISFVNSGYVQSGIARYTPAWGTYTFLTDNEIILVVQNNQVTNQFLGGKAGDTSISVNIPQNGYLLVLRGNAVNNANLLPIGTSLRISSATTPVDFSRYPNIVGAGPLLVQNNQIVLDAKAEKFSDAFIAEKAIRSAICTTATGTVMIAAVHNRAGGAGPTLTEHAQLMQRMGCVNALNLDGGSSTSLYLGGQLLDRSPNTAARVHNGIGIFLQPR
- a CDS encoding polysaccharide deacetylase family protein, giving the protein MENNKSFFWSQGIIIALLALGSSLSLGLMMPINPKASEAKSEISINFDKELSRIETTQRIEQLKSAMLRTWQQEAKAKGLAYSVPQRFQGATIAEAKLSQGQKVIALTFDDGPWPESTAKVLDILKKNNIKGTFFLIGRNLKNFPELAKRIVAEGHVIGNHTWTHSYHFMNPQVAAYELDSTSDLIYQTTGVKTTLFRPPGGIMNNGVAAYARNEKYTIVMWSADSVDYSRPSVPRLIHNVTKEAKPGGIVLMHDGGGNRSHTVQSLPQIIDYFKKQGYSFVTIPELLEMQNKDQKLMTAKK